The Tubulanus polymorphus chromosome 1, tnTubPoly1.2, whole genome shotgun sequence genome contains a region encoding:
- the LOC141911298 gene encoding uncharacterized protein LOC141911298 codes for MAEAEDFVEQAEERLLIMECWRKKLTKQPKEETISAVAQPISASVTQNLPPTDSDDNTNENHAPPAPPQTTNQRGTNLPKLVLPNFDGNVLNWITFIDAFNSAVDQNNSISPIQKFQYLQCQLHGEALKTIEGLSLTNNNYGHAMDLLKERYGQKQKITNAYMSALLELKQPRYEVDSLRNFYDTIESHVRGLQALGTSEESYGSLLIPMIMNKLPLEVRTQIARNQPPKCQSKKHHTLLHEVFNNPRETDRKTESHQSILTERNTNIRTAGPVLLKTAVADVAHRNDDHFEQAFILFDEGSTKTFITRDMADKLCLKIDSSEDINLAVFGDTAPCSRLFDQVTVKLKTKNGSILDLKALVTDAISSPMQTYSYNLKNLDYLNGLQLAHPLTYTDYSYDLSILIGADYYWQLVENETVRGNGPTAVASKLGYLLSGPIVGQTKHNLQRAMFVKTDYRRESDELNKFWDIETLGIKSSENNTEKTITFDDYRENYLTKSENSYIANQINLVLQYTYKYFTKRVISETRYVYNRIIEDQLSRDFIERVHDDDETRGHYLPHHSVKKDSKTTPIRIVYDCSCRQSGVDPSINDCLETGPRLLNDLAAILLQQRTGHVALSSDIEKAFLMVKLDTRDREYTKFFWLCDPSDPDSDFIVYRFKSVLFGAACSPFILNAVVKLHLEQYDSPVASDLKAKIYLDNVITSVENESEALDYYRESVKIMSDGGFDLCEWTSNSTALRELAETNNTLNRNEEVSNLGMIWNITDDTLKYKQGQKPANIATKREVVKSVSNLYDPLGYLSPVHVSSKIFIQQLWLNDLKWDELLNDELEMQWRVLETDLHRVRREIEIDRQFSPKMTFRGRCERKFETMDRRYFEMNFIVLSCYKLFAYVYTTISRYKTFCVFMFTFTLTFVVTPRACVLNDCLL; via the exons ATGGCGGAAGCTGAAGATTTCGTGGAACAAGCTGAAGAGAGATTACTTATCATGGAATGCTGGCGCAAAAAACTCACGAAACAACCGAAAGAAGAGACAATCTCAGCCGTAGCTCAACCGATCAGCGCTTCAGTCACTCAGAATCTTCCGCCGACTGATTCAGACGACAACACGAACGAAAATCACGCGCCACCCGCACCGCCGCAAACTACGAACCAGAGAGGTACTAATTTACCGAAATTAGTACTACCGAATTTCGATGGGAATGTACTAAATTGGATAACTTTCATTGATGCATTTAATTCCGCTGTCGATCAAAATAACAGCATTTCACCGATCCAAAAGTTCCAGTATCTACAGTGTCAATTGCACGGCGAAGCTCTGAAAACCATCGAAGGATTAAGTCTCACGAACAACAACTACGGACACGCTATGGACTTACTAAAGGAAAGGTAcggacaaaaacaaaaaatcacGAATGCTTATATGTCCGCACTATTAGAATTGAAACAACCGCGTTACGAGGTGGATAGTTTGAGAAACTTCTACGATACCATCGAAAGTCACGTGCGCGGGCTTCAGGCTTTAGGGACAAGCGAGGAATCGTACGGCTCGCTACTCATACCGATGATAATGAACAAACTTCCGCTCGAAGTACGAACTCAAATCGCTCGAAACCAACCGCC GAAGTGCCAAAGTAAAAAACATCATACTCTTCTACATGAGGTTTTCAACAACCCGAGAGAAACCGACCGAAAAACCGAGAGTCATCAATCAATTCTGACCGAAAGAAATACCAATATACGAACAGCTGGACCGGTACTGTTAAAAACTGCAGTAGCAGATGTCGCCCATCGTAACGATGACCATTTCGAACAGGCGTTCATCTTGTTTGATGAAGGTTCCACCAAGACTTTCATTACCCGTGACATGGCTGATAAACTATGTCTAAAAATCGACTCATCAGAAGACATCAATCTCGCCGTCTTTGGTGATACCGCGCCTTGTAGCAGACTGTTTGATCAGGTCACCgtaaaattgaaaacaaaaaatggcTCAATTCTGGACTTAAAAGCTCTTGTCACCGATGCGATTTCGTCTCCGATGCAAACATATAGTTACAATCTGAAGAATCTCGATTACTTGAATGGATTGCAATTAGCGCACCCGCTTACTTACACCGATTACTCCTACGatttatcaattttgattGGCGCTGATTACTATTGGCAATTGGTTGAAAACGAAACTGTTCGCGGAAATGGTCCGACTGCCGTTGCTTCAAAATTGGGCTACCTGTTATCTGGCCCGATCGTCGGACAAACGAAACACAATTTGCAACGAGCTATGTTCGTTAAAACTGATTATCGACGCGAAAGCGACGAACTCAATAAGTTCTGGGATATCGAGACTCTGGGTATTAAATCGTCGGAAAACAACACCGAAAAAACAATCACGTTCGACGACTACCGTGAAAACTACCTGACGAAATCAGAGAATAGTTATATC GCGAACCAGATCAATCTGGTCTTACAGTACACCTATAAATATTTCACGAAGCGCGTAATCAGCGAAACCAGATACGTTTATAACCGAATAATCGAGGATCAACTTTCCCGCGACTTCATAGAGCGCGTACACGACGACGATGAAACACGTGGTCATTATCTGCCCCATCATTCCGTGAAAAAGGATTCGAAGACCACGCCGATTAGAATAGTCTACGATTGTAGTTGCCGCCAATCCGGCGTTGATCCGAGCATCAACGACTGCCTAGAAACAGGACCCCGCCTCCTGAATGATCTAGCGGCCATCCTACTACAGCAACGTACAGGTCACGTGGCCTTATCGTCCGATATCGAGAAGGCGTTCCTGATGGTCAAACTTGATACACGTGATCGCGAATACACAAAGTTTTTCTGGCTATGTGATCCAAGCGACCCCGACAGTGATTTCATCGTATACCGTTTTAAATCTGTTTTGTTTGGAGCCGCGTGTTCTCCTTTTATTCTCAATGCCGTTGTGAAATTACACCTCGAACAGTATGATTCACCCGTCGCCTCAGATTTAAAGGCCAAAATCTATTTGGATAATGTTATAACCtccgttgaaaatgaatccgAAGCTCTTGATTATTATCGCGAATCAGTTAAAATTATGTCCGATGGTGgatttgatttatgtgaatgGACAAGCAACAGCACCGCTCTACGCGAATTAGCGGAAACTAACAATACCCTAAATCGAAATGAAGAAGTTAGCAATCTCGGTATGATTTggaacataacagatgatactctgaaatataaacaagGCCAGAAACCCGCGAATATCGCCACAAAGCGTGAAGTGGTTAAATCTGTATCGAATTTATACGATCCGCTAGGATATCTGTCGCCCGTTCATGTAAGTTccaaaatatttattcaacaATTGTGGCTTAATGATCTTAAATGGGACGAACTGCTTAATGATGAACTCGAAATGCAATGGAGAGTCCTCGAAACCGATTTACATCGCGTAAGGCGCGAAATCGAAATAGACCGTCAATTCTCTCCCAAAATGACGTTCCGCGGTCGCTGcgagagaaaatttgaaacgaTGGACCgccgatattttgaaatgaacttcATCGTTTTATCGTGTTACAAACTATTTGCGTACGTATATACAACTATTTCCCGTTACAAAACTTTCTGCGTGTTTATGTTTACATTTACGTTGACCTTCGTGGTCACTCCGCGCGCGTGTGTTTTGAATGACTGTTTACTTTAA
- the LOC141914813 gene encoding tubulin delta chain-like isoform X2 encodes MSVVVLQVGQCGNQIGQKFWNLNLQNSQSLENCVFNHLDGKLRSVNIDAESKVIRRLQKDIKKSNLRENNVVLGKRGCGTNWAIGLGSHILECLRDLYPLSFTISNVVAPHLSGESPLQHYNALLTMAHLQSFADGILLIQNDEVLHQLSKAKKDSGISFAHMNDYIASCMAGLYMPTDTLASKNGFKIGLEPVECIQAVCPMPPVKFFTVNQVSKRQETWDSLSKSLLQTVNKYDLDGIPYASLSNLVVARGDKTHSYRYSQEKIVEKIKTSYNCVKWNPFPVDTWTAQDNHSGMKDSSSLTVAANSSSVVTYLEHVFDRAKTKYENNAYLHWFWKHGCCKTDFENAFDTINSVIDSYKSATS; translated from the exons ATGTCAGTTGTTGTTTTACAAGTTGGTCAGTGCGGCAACCAAATCGGCCAAAAGTTTTGGAACTTAAACCTGCAAAACTCGCAGTCgcttgaaaa TTGTGTGTTTAATCATTTGGATGGGAAACTTCGTTCTGTAAATATCGATGCCGAATCGAAAGTAATTCGCCGACTGCAGAAGGATATCAAGAAGTC caATTTGCGGGAAAATAATGTGGTTTTGGGGAAGAGAGGATGTGGTACTAATTGGGCTATCG GTTTAGGCTCACACATACTGGAGTGTTTACGAGATTTGTACCCTCTCAGTTTTACTATTTCCAACGTTGTGGCTCCGCATTTATCTGGAGAAAGTCCGTTACAACATTATAATGCTCTCCTTACAATGGCTCATCTTCAAAG ttTTGCAGATGGAATTTTACTCATTCAAAACGATGAAGTTCTTCACCAACTGTCGAAAGCGAAGAAAGACTCTGGTATCTCATTCGCGCACATGAATGACTATATTGCGTCATGTATGGCCGGCCTCTATATGCCGACTGATACACTCGCCTCGAAAAA TGGATTTAAAATCGGCCTAGAACCTGTGGAATGTATACAAGCAGTTTGTCCGATGCCACCTGTGAAATTCTTCACCGTTAATCAGGTCTCAAAAAGGCAA gAAACTTGGGACTCGTTGAGCAAGTCATTGCTGCAAACagtgaataaatatgatttggATGGTATTCCT TATGCTTCATTGAGCAATTTAGTAGTTGCCCGCGGTGATAAGACGCACTCGTATCGGTATAGTCAAGAGAAGATcgttgaaaaaatcaaaaccagTTACAATTGTGTGAAATGGAATCCATTTCCGGTCGATACTTGGACAG CTCAAGATAATCATTCCGGGATGAAAGATTCGTCGTCATTAACAGTAGCCGCAAACTCCTCATCGGTGGTCACTTATTTAGAACATGTGTTTGATCGAGCCAAAACTAAATACGAAAACAACGCGTATCTGCATTGGTTCTGGAAACATGGTTGTTGCAAG acTGACTTTGAAAATGCATTCGATACAATCAACTCGGTGATTGATAGTTATAAATCAGCCACAAGTTGA
- the LOC141914813 gene encoding tubulin delta chain-like isoform X1 gives MSVVVLQVGQCGNQIGQKFWNLNLQNSQSLENCVFNHLDGKLRSVNIDAESKVIRRLQKDIKKSNLRENNVVLGKRGCGTNWAIGYHGLKSSGDHLLEGSLESIRKEVERCDRFTGFLMMHSLSGGTGSGLGSHILECLRDLYPLSFTISNVVAPHLSGESPLQHYNALLTMAHLQSFADGILLIQNDEVLHQLSKAKKDSGISFAHMNDYIASCMAGLYMPTDTLASKNGFKIGLEPVECIQAVCPMPPVKFFTVNQVSKRQETWDSLSKSLLQTVNKYDLDGIPYASLSNLVVARGDKTHSYRYSQEKIVEKIKTSYNCVKWNPFPVDTWTAQDNHSGMKDSSSLTVAANSSSVVTYLEHVFDRAKTKYENNAYLHWFWKHGCCKTDFENAFDTINSVIDSYKSATS, from the exons ATGTCAGTTGTTGTTTTACAAGTTGGTCAGTGCGGCAACCAAATCGGCCAAAAGTTTTGGAACTTAAACCTGCAAAACTCGCAGTCgcttgaaaa TTGTGTGTTTAATCATTTGGATGGGAAACTTCGTTCTGTAAATATCGATGCCGAATCGAAAGTAATTCGCCGACTGCAGAAGGATATCAAGAAGTC caATTTGCGGGAAAATAATGTGGTTTTGGGGAAGAGAGGATGTGGTACTAATTGGGCTATCG GTTATCACGGCTTAAAATCCAGTGGCGATCATTTACTAGAAGGATCTCTGGAGTCTATAAGAAAAGAAGTTGAAAGATGCGACCGATTCACTGGTTTTTTAATGATGCATAGTTTAAGTGGTGGAACAGGTTCAG GTTTAGGCTCACACATACTGGAGTGTTTACGAGATTTGTACCCTCTCAGTTTTACTATTTCCAACGTTGTGGCTCCGCATTTATCTGGAGAAAGTCCGTTACAACATTATAATGCTCTCCTTACAATGGCTCATCTTCAAAG ttTTGCAGATGGAATTTTACTCATTCAAAACGATGAAGTTCTTCACCAACTGTCGAAAGCGAAGAAAGACTCTGGTATCTCATTCGCGCACATGAATGACTATATTGCGTCATGTATGGCCGGCCTCTATATGCCGACTGATACACTCGCCTCGAAAAA TGGATTTAAAATCGGCCTAGAACCTGTGGAATGTATACAAGCAGTTTGTCCGATGCCACCTGTGAAATTCTTCACCGTTAATCAGGTCTCAAAAAGGCAA gAAACTTGGGACTCGTTGAGCAAGTCATTGCTGCAAACagtgaataaatatgatttggATGGTATTCCT TATGCTTCATTGAGCAATTTAGTAGTTGCCCGCGGTGATAAGACGCACTCGTATCGGTATAGTCAAGAGAAGATcgttgaaaaaatcaaaaccagTTACAATTGTGTGAAATGGAATCCATTTCCGGTCGATACTTGGACAG CTCAAGATAATCATTCCGGGATGAAAGATTCGTCGTCATTAACAGTAGCCGCAAACTCCTCATCGGTGGTCACTTATTTAGAACATGTGTTTGATCGAGCCAAAACTAAATACGAAAACAACGCGTATCTGCATTGGTTCTGGAAACATGGTTGTTGCAAG acTGACTTTGAAAATGCATTCGATACAATCAACTCGGTGATTGATAGTTATAAATCAGCCACAAGTTGA